Proteins encoded together in one Ptiloglossa arizonensis isolate GNS036 chromosome 9, iyPtiAriz1_principal, whole genome shotgun sequence window:
- the Rpl11 gene encoding ribosomal protein L11 has product MADAIKAPEKKPEGKAEKPKKKVRKEPKDSSKNVMREVRIRKLCLNICVGESGDRLTRAAKVLEQLTGQQPVFSKARYTVRSFGIRRNEKIAVHCTVRGAKAEEILERGLKVREYELRKENFSGTGNFGFGIQEHIDLGIKYDPSIGIYGLDFYVVLGRPGFNVAHRRRKTGKVGFQHRLTKEDAMKWFQQKYDGIIIAGKK; this is encoded by the exons ATGGCG GATGCAATAAAAGCCCCTGAAAAAAAGCCTGAAGGAAAGGCTGAAAAACCTAAAAAGAAGGTGAGGAAGGAACCAAAAGATTCATCGAAGAATGTAATGCGCGAAGTTCGCATTCGTAAACTTTGTTTGAACATTTGTGTGGGGGAATCTGGTGATAGACTTACTCGTGCTGCAAAG GTACTGGAACAATTAACTGGGCAACAACCTGTCTTTTCTAAAGCAAGATATACTGTTCGTTCCTTTGGTATCcgtcgtaatgaaaaaattgcAGTGCACTGTACAGTTCGAGGTGCTAAAGCAGAAGAAATTCTGGAACGTGGATTAAAG GTACGAGAGTATGAGTTGAGAAAAGAGAATTTCTCTGGTACCGGAAATTTTGGTTTTGGTATTCAAGAACACATTGACTTAGGAATTAAATACGATCCCAGTATTGGTATTTATGGTTTGGACTTTTACGTTGTACTTGGACGTCCAG GTTTTAATGTAGCTCATAGAAGAAGAAAAACTGGAAAAGTCGGTTTCCAACACAGACTCACTAAAGAAGATGCAATGAAATGGTTCCAGCAGAAATATGATGGTATTATTATAGCTGGAAAGAAGtaa
- the LOC143151641 gene encoding uncharacterized protein LOC143151641: MHVSDVNITENSYKDEMISQFLKVTLIKLTDFQNNNRYNELKKALEITAFREKDGQNGNKLYPLSMTPNSMSNSNINKVDSSIVLPARSNIKNNFKPIDMSNIKQLNEETDSQGDYLLMSPPDIDHVLFALKKGNRISMCPSQTNFNNDNVHNTNAMVLTQWKVMLNKQSQLIIRGTIDCGIIIESAAITRRLTITIIQCTYKHLYHLKGNIVDDEHELPDYIRDKFYNGFPGDWENIWEIWRTFVQGCKVSFRWPTPMMDNDDDLRSDITDITSVDIHQINDTLSQSIHHTCTSDTNLATWLDYNKETSKHQGNVTSNCSYSDNKLNKLKDKLDLIVNILAVKKCPETCFSRVYELLDQLHYILLNGSIIENEFNIKNFETEQNKSVVQIHKNETNSLPFHFDHQNDVKFNKDKYIITNKKLIDYNYLSQKKKKFTKGNEIKDSDTSNSESEIYSGVPKLPLALIQRRRKSFILPPKRKVKKSVMDQKYNVEKEHTLNVLSVISSNDLRSEKINDSNYYSSSVSIIEDEKEISKFKKYINQNIGSNVNKHTKSNIIEGEECHKTNDFMAEKNVYKMQAHFIKENSLFFHPSTTNLCNSSNIIPNNKSEIDENIRDKNQTAEAQFYIEIIKKSSQNMNYQYQNYTSHGQLKQLLPQLKEVTNKISKPTVISSVPVVIDTAQNDLKQFAQNSKLNVIEKRNKNIKELNEKTQTLIQKESLLKESNAGNSKSISSSINEKDPEENVTVQFNHVNSTLTEMPQNRSGVPESNQNEAVDTFKINLLSSWVPKVIDLDLIFEGNLINESGHIVYKGFKTEPVLCQFSTNLFETKHHEMYKLVGDLNDTKSVIPKELLSQCRYGCPSEIQQFCKTWKLLQSHKSLVQKKNDPLDTINIGVSSKGRRIIPLLRYWTGERITLKGNTPIYNPGTSQDTLFSLYNTSYKSKSIKKTSKKNNRIKVPTTQDA; the protein is encoded by the exons ATGCATGTATCTGATGTAAACATAACTGAGAACTCCTATAAGGACGAAATGATTTCACAGTTTC tgAAGGTTACTCTG ATAAAATTAACTGATTTTCAAAACAATAATCGATATAACGAATTAAAAAAAGCTTTGGAAATTACAGCATTTAGAGAAAAAGATGGACAGAATGGAAATAAACTATATCCATTATCTATGACACCTAATAGTATGTCTAATAGCAATATAAATAAAGTTGATTCAAGTATTGTGCTTCCTGCTAGgagcaatattaaaaataatttcaaaccaaTTGATATGTCTAACATTAAAcaactgaatgaagaaactgatTCTCAAGGTGATTATCTTTTGATGTCACCACCTGATATTGACCATGTTCTGTTTGCACTTAAGAAAGGAAACAGAATATCAATGT GTCCTTCACAGACTAATTTTAATAATGATAATGTTCATAATACAAATGCTATGGTTCTTACACAATGGAAAGTCATGTTAAATAAACAAAGTCAATTAATTATTAGAGGAACAATAGATTG TGGAATAATTATTGAAAGTGCAGCTATTACAAGACGTTTGACAATTACCATTATTCAATGTACTTATAAGCATTTATATCACTTAAAAGGAAATATTGTTGACGATGAGCATG AATTACCAGATTATATCAGAGATAAATTTTATAATGGATTTCCTGGTGACTGGGAAAACATTTGGGAAATTTGGAGAACGTTTGTACAAGGGTGTAAAGTATCTTTTCGTTGGCCTACTCCTATGATGGACAATGATGATGATTTAAGAAGTGATATAACAGATATTACATCAGTAGATATACATCAAATAAATGATACACTCAGTCAAAGTATACATCACACATGTACATCTGATACGAACCTAGCTACATGGTTGGATTATAATAAAGAAACTTCTAAACATCAGGGAAATGTAACTTCAAATTGTTCTTACTcggataataaattaaataaattgaaagaCAAATTAGatcttattgtaaatattttagcaGTTAAAAAATGCCCTGAAACTTGTTTCAGTAGAGTTTATGAATTACTTGATCAGTTACATTACATCCTGTTAAATGGATCAATTATAGAAAATGAATTCAATATAAAGAATTTTGAAACAGAACAAAATAAATCTGTAGTACAGAtacataagaatgaaacaaacagTTTACCATTCCATTTTGATCATCAAAATgatgttaaatttaataaagataAGTATATAATAACAAACAAAAAACTTATTGACTATAATTATTTAtcacaaaagaagaaaaagtttaCTAAAGGAAATGAAATTAAAGATAGTGATACTTCTAACAGTGAAAGTGAAATTTATTCTGGAGTTCCTAAGCTACCATTAGCATTGATACAACGGCGAAGGAAATCATTCATATTGCCTCCTAAACGTAAAGTAAAAAAAAGTGTTATGGATCAGAAGTATAATGTGGAAAAAGAACATACTTTAAATGTTCTTTCAGTTATAAGTTCTAATGATCTAAGATCTGAAAAAATTAATGACTCAAATTATTATTCTTCCAGTGTTAGTATTATAGAAGATGAAAaggaaatatcaaaatttaaaaaatatattaatcaaaATATTGGAAGTAATGTAAATAAACACACAAAATCTAATATAATTGAAGGGGAAGAATGCCATAAAACAAATGATTTTATGGCAGAGAAAAATGTGTATAAAATGCAGGcacattttataaaagaaaattcattattttttcaTCCATCTaccacaaatctttgtaattctTCTAATATAATTCCAAATAATAAATCTGAAATTGATGAAAATATAAGAGATAAAAATCAAACAGCAGAAGCACAGTTTTAtatagaaattattaaaaaaagcaGTCAAAATATGAATTATCAGTATCAAAATTATACATCTCATGGACAACTTAAGCAACTCTTACCCCAATTAAAGGAAGTTactaataaaatttcaaaacctACTGTAATTAGTTCAGTACCTGTTGTTATAGATACCGCACAAAATGATTTAAAACAATTTGCACAAAATTCAAAACTAAATGTTATTGAAAAGAGGAATAAGAATATTAAGGAACTGAAtgaaaaaactcaaactttaaTACAAAAAGAGTCCCTATTAAAAGAATCTAATGCTGGAAATTCGAAATCAATATCATCAAGTATCAATGAAAAAGATCCTGAAGAAAATGTTACAGTTCAATTCAATCATGTGAATTCTACTTTGACAGAGATGCCACAAAATCGTTCAGGAGTTCCTGAAAGTAACCAGAATGAAGCTGTTGatacatttaaaattaatttattatcctCTTGGGTGCCAAAAGTAATAGATTTGGATTTAATTTTTGAGGGAAATTTAATAAA CGAGTCTGGTCACATTGTGTATAAAGGATTTAAAACAGAACCTGTGCTTTGCCAATTTTCAACAAACCTGTTTGAGACAAAACATCACGAAATGTATAAGCTAGTCGGTGATTTAAACGATACAAAGAGTG TGATACCTAAAGAATTGTTAAGCCAATGTCGTTATGGATGTCCTTCAGAAATACAGCAATTTTGTAAAACATGGAAGTTACTACAAAGTCATAAATCTCTTGTGCAGAAAAAGAATGATCCACTGGACACAATAAATATTGGTGTAAGTtcaaaaggaagaagaattatacCTTTATTACGTTATTGGACTG gagAACGTATTACTTTAAAAGGTAATACTCCAATATACAATCCTGGTACTTCACAGGACACTCTATTTTCTTTGTACAATACTTCCTATAAAAGTAAGAGCATAAAAAAAActtcaaaaaaaaataataggatTAAGGTGCCTACCACTCAAGATGCCTAA